A single Parabacteroides timonensis DNA region contains:
- a CDS encoding adenosylcobinamide-GDP ribazoletransferase, producing the protein MLRILAAFIFFTRLPFWKLAEVPAEYFKNIVSRWALVGWFTAGLMVIVLYAGSLILPAGIALTLAMITRLLITGCLHEDGLADFFDGFGGGTSRERILTIMKDSHIGSYGVIGLICYFGLYYLLLSSLPVELAGCAILAGDPYSKGVAGMIINRLPYARKEEEAKNKTVYSRMTTGEYIFSLICLLVPLCWLPEPVYFLAALLPVTTWYMLTALMSKKIQGYTGDCCGATFLLCELSFYLGIAVIYTTTL; encoded by the coding sequence ATGTTACGTATATTGGCTGCATTCATATTCTTTACACGTCTACCTTTCTGGAAACTGGCCGAGGTACCCGCCGAATATTTCAAAAATATAGTTAGCCGGTGGGCATTGGTCGGTTGGTTTACTGCCGGATTAATGGTTATCGTATTGTATGCAGGTTCTCTTATTCTACCGGCCGGAATCGCTTTGACACTAGCAATGATAACCCGATTATTAATTACAGGCTGTTTACATGAAGACGGACTGGCGGATTTCTTTGACGGATTTGGAGGAGGTACCAGTCGGGAACGAATATTGACCATCATGAAAGATTCTCACATAGGAAGTTATGGAGTAATCGGTTTGATCTGTTATTTCGGCCTGTATTACTTATTACTCAGTAGCCTCCCTGTTGAATTAGCAGGCTGTGCCATACTCGCCGGCGATCCTTATAGTAAAGGAGTTGCTGGAATGATCATTAATCGTCTTCCATATGCCCGGAAAGAAGAGGAAGCTAAAAATAAGACAGTATATAGCCGCATGACGACAGGAGAATATATATTCAGTCTTATTTGCCTATTAGTTCCTTTGTGCTGGTTACCAGAACCGGTTTATTTTTTAGCTGCTCTTCTTCCCGTCACCACCTGGTATATGCTGACAGCACTCATGAGTAAGAAAATACAAGGATACACGGGGGATTGTTGCGGAGCCACATTTTTACTTTGCGAATTGAGCTTTTACCTGGGGATAGCTGTTATATATACAACAACACTTTAA
- a CDS encoding peroxiredoxin family protein, with amino-acid sequence MNKYLLTAILTIFAFIVRAQSDGDIIKVGDQMPAFTIVSDNGMKISSATLKGKVVLVNFFATWCPPCQKELADVQQKLWPKYKDNKNFQLLVIGREHTDAELDKYNEKKGFSFPLYPDKNRAIFGAFAKNLIPRSYLIGKDGKVIYVGKGYTEEEFAELMEKIETAVK; translated from the coding sequence ATGAACAAATACCTCTTAACCGCCATTCTAACGATCTTTGCTTTTATAGTCCGTGCACAAAGTGACGGCGATATCATAAAGGTGGGAGATCAAATGCCGGCATTTACTATCGTTTCCGATAACGGAATGAAAATATCGTCAGCAACATTGAAAGGAAAAGTCGTTTTGGTCAACTTCTTTGCAACCTGGTGTCCGCCTTGTCAGAAAGAACTGGCAGACGTGCAGCAGAAACTCTGGCCGAAGTATAAGGACAATAAGAACTTTCAGCTGTTGGTGATCGGTCGTGAACACACGGATGCTGAACTGGATAAATACAATGAGAAGAAAGGATTTTCTTTCCCCTTGTATCCGGATAAGAACCGTGCAATCTTCGGAGCATTTGCAAAAAATCTGATTCCGCGTAGCTATTTGATAGGGAAAGATGGTAAAGTAATCTATGTCGGCAAAGGATACACGGAAGAGGAGTTTGCAGAATTGATGGAAAAGATCGAGACTGCTGTAAAATAA
- the cobC gene encoding alpha-ribazole phosphatase, producing the protein MNIYLIRHTSVDVPAGYAYGQTDVALRPSFEEEAEKVKESLSGLSFDKIWCSPLTRCVRLASYCGYPEATREDRVKELNFGEWEMKSWEELSSDPRSEAWFADWINTKTPGGESLKDQYERVSSFLEEIRKSGLQDVCIFAHGGVLTCARVYAGEYDIKEAFKNVPSYGEIIKLSFD; encoded by the coding sequence ATGAATATCTATTTGATCAGACACACCTCTGTCGATGTTCCTGCAGGCTATGCCTATGGGCAGACAGATGTTGCATTACGTCCGTCTTTTGAAGAAGAGGCTGAAAAAGTAAAAGAATCACTCTCCGGACTAAGCTTCGATAAAATTTGGTGTAGCCCATTAACACGTTGTGTACGGCTCGCATCTTACTGTGGTTATCCGGAAGCAACACGAGAAGACCGGGTAAAAGAGCTTAATTTCGGAGAGTGGGAAATGAAATCCTGGGAAGAGTTATCCTCTGATCCCCGTTCCGAAGCCTGGTTTGCAGACTGGATCAATACCAAAACACCTGGAGGGGAATCCTTAAAAGATCAGTATGAACGTGTCAGCTCGTTTCTTGAAGAAATCAGAAAAAGCGGACTACAAGATGTATGTATATTTGCTCATGGCGGCGTTTTAACCTGCGCACGGGTCTATGCAGGAGAATATGATATCAAAGAAGCCTTCAAAAATGTACCCTCCTATGGAGAGATTATTAAACTATCTTTCGACTAA
- a CDS encoding indolepyruvate oxidoreductase subunit beta has product MRADIILSGVGGQGILSIAAVIGEAALKEGLYMKQAEVHGMSQRGGDVQSNLRLSDQPIASDLIPKGHADLIISLEPMESLRYLPYLKKEGWLVTNSQPFVNIPNYPDFDKVNEELDKLPHKVILDVEAIAKEVATVRAANIVMLGAATPFIGIEYNKIEDGIRRIFGRKGEEVVEMNLKALKAGYDVAQSLK; this is encoded by the coding sequence ATGAGAGCAGATATTATATTGTCAGGTGTGGGAGGACAAGGTATCCTCTCTATTGCCGCCGTTATTGGAGAAGCCGCATTGAAAGAAGGTCTGTATATGAAGCAGGCTGAAGTACACGGAATGAGTCAGCGTGGAGGCGATGTGCAGTCGAACCTGCGTTTATCTGACCAGCCGATCGCTTCCGACCTGATACCGAAAGGACATGCCGACCTGATCATTTCATTGGAACCGATGGAAAGCCTTCGTTATCTTCCTTATCTTAAAAAAGAAGGATGGCTGGTTACTAACTCTCAACCGTTTGTAAATATCCCTAACTATCCGGACTTCGACAAGGTGAACGAGGAACTGGATAAGTTGCCTCACAAAGTGATCCTGGACGTGGAAGCAATAGCGAAAGAGGTGGCTACCGTGCGTGCTGCCAATATTGTGATGCTGGGAGCTGCAACTCCTTTTATCGGGATAGAATATAATAAGATAGAAGACGGTATTCGTCGTATTTTTGGCCGTAAAGGTGAAGAAGTGGTTGAAATGAACCTGAAAGCACTGAAAGCCGGCTATGATGTTGCCCAAAGTTTAAAATAA
- a CDS encoding 4Fe-4S binding protein, with protein sequence MQYQNIHLIYFSPTHTSAKIAYAIAEGLGGDTLSESDITHEALKETLHIEDNELVIVAVPVYGGRVAETAMERIRMFQGEKTPVIPVVVYGNRDYEDALKELSDALVAQGFVLVSAGAFVGEHSFSRKDMPIAAGRPDKEDLVKASEFGHETLIKLDAVSTLSGLPSLEIKGNFPYKVKGPSTPQAPVTDEELCTQCEYCIDVCPVAAISIVDDRMFSDPALCIKCCACVKECPEGARTFDTPYTAMLHKNFSARREPELFV encoded by the coding sequence ATGCAATATCAGAATATACATTTGATTTATTTTTCTCCTACACATACTTCGGCAAAAATAGCATACGCTATTGCTGAAGGGCTGGGAGGAGATACATTGTCTGAGTCGGATATCACGCATGAAGCGTTGAAAGAAACACTTCATATAGAAGATAACGAACTGGTTATTGTGGCTGTCCCTGTTTATGGCGGGCGTGTCGCAGAAACGGCCATGGAGCGTATTCGTATGTTTCAGGGAGAAAAGACCCCGGTTATTCCGGTTGTCGTATATGGTAACCGCGACTACGAAGATGCATTGAAGGAGTTGAGTGATGCATTGGTCGCACAAGGTTTTGTACTTGTCAGTGCGGGTGCTTTTGTCGGTGAACATTCTTTCAGCCGGAAAGATATGCCTATTGCTGCCGGTCGCCCGGATAAGGAAGACTTGGTGAAGGCCTCTGAATTCGGTCATGAAACATTGATAAAACTGGATGCTGTATCAACTTTGTCGGGATTACCATCGTTGGAAATAAAGGGAAACTTCCCATATAAGGTGAAAGGGCCTTCTACGCCACAGGCTCCTGTTACAGACGAAGAGTTGTGTACGCAATGTGAATATTGTATCGACGTATGTCCGGTGGCTGCTATCTCGATCGTAGACGACCGGATGTTCAGTGATCCTGCTCTTTGCATTAAGTGTTGTGCTTGTGTAAAGGAATGTCCTGAAGGGGCACGTACTTTTGATACTCCTTATACGGCTATGTTGCATAAGAACTTTAGTGCACGCCGCGAACCGGAATTGTTCGTTTGA